The DNA segment CAAAGACCCACTTCGGTCGCTGGATTCCCTACAGCGGACCGACCCGCCCTGCCCACGGGTTCTCTACCCGGTCGACCACGACAGGAGCCGAATGCGCAAGCTGGTTTACTACATCGCCGTCACCCTCGACGGGTTCATCGCTGCACCGGACGGTAGCTACGACTGTTTCGTGTCCGAAGGCGATCATCTCGACGCCATCGTGGCAGAGCTGCCCGAGACGTTGCCGGTCCACGTGCGGTCCATGTTCGGCCTGGACGGTCCGCCCGCTCGATTCGACACCCTCGTCATGGGCCGTGAGACGTTGCAACCGGCGCTCGACGTCGGGATCACCAGCCCCTATCCCCACTTGCGCCAGTACGTCTTCTCTCGCACCCTCGCCCCGTCGGACGACCCGACTCTCACGGTGGTGCACGAGGATCCGCTCGGACTTGTCAGGAGCCTCAAAGCCGAGGAGTCCGAGCTCGACGTCTGGATCTGTGGCGGCGGAAACCTGGCCGGTCAACTGCTGCCCGAGATCGACGAGCTGTTCCTCAAGGTCAACCCCGTCGTACTCGGCAAGGGCATCGGCCTGTTCTCGTCCGGCATCGGTCCCGATCCGTTCCCCGCGCAGCTGTTCGGGCACCTCGAATCACGCCAGTTCGACAGCGGGGTGAGATTCACCCGGTTCATCCGCCCGGACGCTCGCCAGCGATGACGTATAAAGACTGAATGCCTGCCGCGCCGGAGCCAGACCGTGAGCTGCCGAATCGGGAGCTGCCGACCACCCCGCGCGGACTGAGGACCCGATCCTCGCTCGTGGCGGCCGCCCGTCGAGTCTTCGAGGACAGCGGCTACCTCGACTCCCGACTGATCGACATCACCCGCGCCGCTCGATGCTCCGCCGGCACCTTCTACACCTATTTCACCAGCAAGGAAGAGATCCTGGCCGCGGTGCTCGAGCAGGCCAGGGACGACATGCTGCATCCCGGGACCGAACGAGTGGACCCACACGACGATCCGGTCGCCGTGATCGCCGCGAGCAACCGTGCGTACTTCGAGGCCTACCGACGCAACGCGAAGCTGATGGCGCTGCTCGAGCAGGTCTCGAACATCGATCCCGAGTTCCGACGCCTCCGCCGTGAACGCGCCGATGCCTTCGTCAGGCGCAATGCCCGCAGCATCGAGAGCCTGCAGAGCCGCGGTCTGGCCGACGCGGAGCTCGATCCCCTGCTGGCTTCCCGCGCACTGTCCTCGATGATCAGCCGGCTCGCGTTCAATCACTTCGTCGTCGACGCCGCAGACGGCCACCCACCTGCGGACTCCGAGGATCTGCTCGCGACGGCGACGAGGCTGTGGGTCAACGCGCTGCGACTGCCGCGGATGAGCGAGGGTGACAGGTGAGGGAGACCGCACTCGTCGACGAGCGAGGCAACTCGAGCCGATCGGCTCGAGTTGTACCCGTCGGTAATGTACTCGCCGGTAGCAACGCAGGTCGTCGAATGGCGAATTACGCCTCACGCCAACGCTACTCGCGAGTACGTTTGCAGGGTGAACGGAAATCGACAGCGAGTTCGCAGCCAAAGTGGTTGCCACAGAATATGATTCACCTGTTGGTGATCAATCACACTCACGCCGAACGCCGTTGGCGGTGCACAGGGCCTCGTTACCGTTAGAATGAGCCGATCGGAGTGCCGCATGGTGAACGAGAAAATGACATGCCCGGCACCAATCCACGTTCCATCGAGTGCACCGACGCGGTGCGCCCACACCGAGCGAAGAGAGATACGTTGTTCAAGCGGATTGCAGTAGTCAACCGAGGCGAGGCAGCAGTACGGCTGATCCGAGCCGTCCGAGAGCTCAACGCCGAACACGATTACGGCATCCGCACCGTAGCGCTGCACACCGAGGCGGAGAAGCGGGCCATGTTCGTCCGCCAGGCCGACGAAGCGGTCACGCTGCGCAAGCCGGCAAGTGGCTCGGCGTACCTCGACTACGGCGTCCTCGAGGCCGCACTGGTCGAGTCCGGTGCCGATGCGGTGTGGGTCGGCTGGGGCTTCGTCGCCGAGGACCCGACGTTCGCCGATCTCGTCGCCCGCCTGAACATCACCTTCATCGGCCCGTCGGCCGACGCGATGCGCCTGCTCGGAGATAAGGTGCAGGCCAAGCTCCTCGCCGAGAAGGTCGGCGTCCCCGTCGCACCGTGGTCCGGCGGCCCGGTCGAGACCCGCGCCGACGCCCGCCGTCACGCAGCGGCGATCGGCTATCCGCTGATCATCAAGGCCCGCTCCGGCGGCGGTGGCCGCGGTATCCGCAAGGTCTTCCACGAAGACGAACTCGAACTCTCCCTCGAACGCACC comes from the Rhodococcus sp. SBT000017 genome and includes:
- a CDS encoding dihydrofolate reductase family protein is translated as MRKLVYYIAVTLDGFIAAPDGSYDCFVSEGDHLDAIVAELPETLPVHVRSMFGLDGPPARFDTLVMGRETLQPALDVGITSPYPHLRQYVFSRTLAPSDDPTLTVVHEDPLGLVRSLKAEESELDVWICGGGNLAGQLLPEIDELFLKVNPVVLGKGIGLFSSGIGPDPFPAQLFGHLESRQFDSGVRFTRFIRPDARQR
- a CDS encoding TetR/AcrR family transcriptional regulator, producing MPAAPEPDRELPNRELPTTPRGLRTRSSLVAAARRVFEDSGYLDSRLIDITRAARCSAGTFYTYFTSKEEILAAVLEQARDDMLHPGTERVDPHDDPVAVIAASNRAYFEAYRRNAKLMALLEQVSNIDPEFRRLRRERADAFVRRNARSIESLQSRGLADAELDPLLASRALSSMISRLAFNHFVVDAADGHPPADSEDLLATATRLWVNALRLPRMSEGDR